A DNA window from Chryseobacterium scophthalmum contains the following coding sequences:
- a CDS encoding DUF4350 domain-containing protein, with translation MNKTFKIYAVIFIIVMVILALLEVNKKEVTDWRKNYDVNQKSPFGLFVFNKEVKDLFKNNLTKLDVAPYDYYTEKDKKPHNILIVESEMDQESWNKILDEVSKGSDAMIIANRLPKNISDTIGFYGSKISYEDQNILKLTDKKYQNDFIKLDKFPSGRGFSYIKPNVQVLGKTVEENNKDQANFIKTPFGKGTIYVHCEPLFLTNYYLLQSGNVRYAQSVFSYLKDRETLWFVESNTKESRSLLRFILSNPALKYAWWVFLGGLVLFIFFNVKRKQRIVPIIEPLKNTSAEFVKSIGNLYLQEGDFHDMMAKKAQYFLNKVRLDLLIDTQDLDEEFAKKLQLKTGKPVEMVNEAIVLIRKAQDPYASVIKEDLARINSLLDEILK, from the coding sequence ATGAATAAAACTTTCAAAATATATGCTGTTATTTTCATCATTGTTATGGTGATTTTGGCATTGCTTGAAGTGAATAAAAAGGAAGTTACAGACTGGCGAAAAAACTATGATGTCAATCAAAAATCACCTTTCGGGCTCTTTGTTTTTAATAAAGAAGTCAAAGATTTGTTTAAAAACAATCTTACGAAACTTGATGTTGCACCTTATGATTATTACACTGAAAAAGATAAGAAACCACACAATATTCTCATCGTAGAAAGCGAAATGGATCAGGAATCCTGGAATAAAATTTTAGATGAAGTTTCCAAAGGTTCAGATGCAATGATAATTGCGAATCGACTTCCAAAAAATATTTCAGATACGATTGGTTTTTATGGTTCAAAAATTTCTTATGAAGACCAGAATATTCTAAAACTGACGGATAAAAAATATCAGAATGATTTTATTAAATTAGATAAATTCCCATCGGGAAGAGGTTTTTCTTACATTAAACCGAATGTTCAGGTTTTAGGAAAAACGGTCGAAGAAAACAATAAAGATCAGGCAAATTTCATCAAAACACCATTCGGAAAAGGAACAATTTATGTGCATTGCGAACCGCTTTTTTTAACGAATTATTATCTTTTGCAATCAGGAAATGTAAGATATGCGCAAAGTGTTTTTTCATATTTGAAAGACAGAGAAACTTTATGGTTTGTAGAAAGCAATACCAAAGAATCTCGTTCATTATTGCGTTTTATTCTTTCTAATCCGGCTTTAAAATATGCTTGGTGGGTATTTTTAGGAGGATTGGTTTTATTTATATTTTTTAATGTAAAAAGAAAACAACGAATCGTCCCAATTATTGAACCGTTGAAAAATACTTCTGCAGAGTTTGTGAAAAGTATTGGTAATCTTTACTTACAGGAAGGTGATTTCCATGATATGATGGCAAAAAAAGCTCAATATTTTTTAAATAAAGTAAGGCTCGATCTTCTCATTGATACCCAAGATCTAGATGAAGAATTTGCAAAAAAACTTCAACTAAAAACCGGAAAACCTGTAGAAATGGTTAATGAAGCAATCGTTCTGATCAGAAAAGCACAAGACCCTTATGCAAGCGTAATAAAAGAGGATCTAGCAAGAATAAATAGTCTCTTGGATGAAATTTTAAAATAA
- a CDS encoding DUF4129 domain-containing protein: MNKFLVFLLIFLNLGVLKSQEYEDDDFSEVYIEDSVVTSHYKNMYVADSVLKANPQTENTVSPKKFKENLPSRYKGNEFDYSTSKPRESFFDKLQRKLAQLLRSIFGETSLETSSQITGVVIRLFAIIVVGFLLYFIVKYLISTNGSFFFGKKNKKIEINEEELHENIHEINFPQSIAKFENDGDYRSAVRYQFLYILKKLSDKKLILWNPEKTNKDYVSELKAAHLKNEFYNLSYIFDYVWYGEFSIDEQSYGKFKNQFHGFKP, from the coding sequence TTTACTGATTTTTCTAAATCTTGGGGTTTTAAAATCTCAGGAATATGAAGATGATGATTTTTCTGAAGTTTATATCGAAGACTCTGTGGTGACTTCGCATTACAAAAATATGTATGTTGCAGATTCTGTTTTAAAAGCGAATCCTCAAACCGAAAACACCGTTTCCCCAAAGAAGTTTAAAGAAAATCTGCCTTCAAGATACAAAGGAAATGAGTTTGATTATTCGACCTCAAAACCCAGAGAATCGTTTTTTGACAAACTTCAACGTAAGCTCGCTCAACTTCTTCGTAGTATTTTTGGGGAAACCAGTTTAGAAACTTCTTCACAGATTACAGGTGTTGTTATCCGCCTTTTTGCCATCATCGTAGTTGGATTTCTCCTGTATTTTATCGTTAAATATTTAATCAGTACCAATGGAAGTTTCTTTTTCGGTAAAAAGAATAAAAAAATTGAAATCAACGAAGAAGAGCTTCATGAAAACATTCATGAAATCAACTTTCCACAAAGTATTGCTAAGTTTGAAAATGACGGAGATTACCGTTCTGCGGTTCGGTATCAGTTTTTATATATTCTTAAAAAATTAAGTGATAAAAAACTCATCCTTTGGAATCCCGAAAAAACAAATAAAGATTACGTTTCCGAACTAAAAGCGGCACATCTTAAAAATGAATTTTACAACCTTTCCTATATTTTCGATTATGTTTGGTATGGCGAGTTCAGTATTGATGAGCAAAGCTATGGTAAATTTAAAAACCAGTTTCACGGATTCAAACCTTAA